A genomic segment from Pseudomonas sp. S09G 359 encodes:
- a CDS encoding RNA polymerase sigma factor, which produces MMISTPPDTDDSPQAEAAGGRAHFLQVFLSQRSQMEALVSRRVGCRATAADLVQDLFLRFWRRPLVQVEELSTYLLRCAGNIAIDHLRSEGARVRSSEGWLPEQHDHQGSEPQAALEAGNDLRHVEAALRSLPERTRQIFLLNRIHGRKYAQIAKAMGLSQSAVEKHMMRALEACKASLREPSPPRTPGKAP; this is translated from the coding sequence ATGATGATCAGCACCCCGCCAGACACCGACGACAGCCCGCAGGCTGAAGCAGCGGGCGGGCGCGCGCATTTTCTGCAAGTGTTTTTGTCCCAGCGTTCGCAGATGGAAGCCCTGGTCAGCCGACGCGTAGGCTGCCGGGCCACAGCGGCCGACCTGGTGCAGGACCTGTTCCTGCGCTTTTGGCGCCGGCCGCTGGTGCAGGTCGAAGAACTCAGTACCTACCTGTTGCGCTGCGCCGGCAATATCGCCATCGACCACCTGCGCAGCGAAGGCGCACGGGTGCGCAGCAGTGAAGGCTGGTTGCCCGAGCAGCACGATCACCAGGGCTCCGAACCCCAGGCGGCGCTCGAAGCGGGCAATGACCTGCGCCATGTCGAGGCGGCTCTGCGCAGCTTGCCCGAGCGTACCCGGCAGATTTTCCTGCTCAACCGCATCCACGGGCGCAAGTACGCGCAAATCGCCAAGGCCATGGGGCTGTCCCAAAGTGCCGTGGAAAAACATATGATGCGTGCCCTCGAAGCCTGCAAAGCCAGCCTTCGTGAACCATCGCCCCCACGCACGCCAGGGAAAGCACCGTGA
- a CDS encoding FecR family protein has translation MNLTPTPDQEQAALAWLSLLHDQPSSGDQATFSHWLRADPAHVEAYAQAQVLWELSEVPARTLADEDALALQGYMNAMNTTKRSRTLRWSGALAMAACLLLMVSMGAGWQPSRWVDDLGADYVTAPGEVKTVTLADQSRVTLDADSAIAVDFSHGERHIQLRRGAGFFSVTHTGESFVVEAGSGEARVLGTQFEVRLQPAGAQVTVLSGRVGVTPSRQGTQQILTAGQEVAYADGVADPMHAVDSESRLAWRDGWLNYYKAPLAEVVEDLRRYYPGRILLLNETMGARRVSGSFPSKDPQAVLNALQAVLGFEQHSVLGRVIVVR, from the coding sequence GTGAACCTCACCCCCACGCCCGACCAGGAACAAGCAGCACTGGCCTGGCTGAGCCTGCTGCACGACCAGCCCAGCAGCGGCGACCAAGCGACCTTCAGCCACTGGCTGCGCGCCGACCCTGCGCACGTCGAGGCCTATGCCCAGGCCCAGGTGCTGTGGGAGTTGAGCGAGGTTCCGGCGCGCACGCTGGCCGACGAAGACGCCCTGGCCTTGCAGGGTTACATGAATGCGATGAACACCACGAAGCGCTCGAGGACCTTGCGCTGGTCCGGCGCCTTGGCCATGGCCGCGTGCCTGCTGTTGATGGTCTCCATGGGCGCCGGCTGGCAGCCCTCGCGCTGGGTCGACGACCTCGGTGCAGACTACGTGACCGCGCCGGGCGAGGTGAAAACCGTGACGCTGGCCGATCAGTCTCGGGTCACTCTGGATGCCGACAGCGCCATCGCGGTGGATTTCAGTCATGGCGAGCGGCACATCCAGCTGCGCCGTGGTGCAGGCTTTTTCAGCGTGACCCACACCGGCGAGTCCTTCGTGGTGGAAGCGGGCAGTGGCGAAGCACGGGTGCTGGGCACCCAGTTTGAAGTACGCCTGCAACCGGCAGGGGCCCAGGTGACGGTGTTGTCGGGGCGGGTCGGCGTTACGCCGTCCAGGCAGGGCACACAGCAAATTCTTACAGCGGGCCAGGAAGTGGCCTACGCCGACGGTGTGGCTGACCCGATGCACGCCGTCGACAGCGAATCGCGCCTGGCCTGGCGCGACGGCTGGCTCAACTACTACAAGGCGCCGCTGGCGGAGGTGGTCGAGGACCTGCGCCGTTACTACCCGGGCCGCATCCTGTTGCTCAATGAAACGATGGGTGCCCGGCGTGTCAGCGGCAGCTTTCCGAGCAAAGACCCGCAGGCCGTGCTGAATGCCTTGCAGGCGGTGCTGGGGTTTGAACAGCACAGCGTGCTGGGGCGGGTGATCGTGGTGCGCTGA
- a CDS encoding glutaredoxin family protein: protein MLGGVLKKVLLVLLVVVVIQNWGKIERVFNPSQVAPIEVRAAARVVLYSTEWCGYCKQIRRFLDQKAIPYQAFDIEKDAQARKAYEALGGGGIPFVDVNGTLIRDYNPEQIMAALTK from the coding sequence ATGCTCGGCGGGGTCCTCAAGAAAGTCCTGCTGGTACTGCTGGTGGTGGTGGTCATCCAGAACTGGGGCAAGATCGAGCGAGTGTTCAACCCGTCCCAGGTGGCGCCGATAGAAGTGCGCGCGGCGGCGCGGGTGGTGCTGTATTCCACCGAATGGTGCGGCTACTGCAAGCAGATCCGGCGTTTTCTTGATCAGAAAGCCATCCCCTACCAGGCGTTTGATATCGAGAAGGACGCCCAGGCGCGCAAGGCGTACGAAGCGTTGGGTGGCGGCGGGATTCCGTTTGTGGACGTGAATGGCACGTTGATTCGCGACTACAACCCCGAGCAGATCATGGCAGCGCTGACGAAGTAA
- the yejK gene encoding nucleoid-associated protein YejK — protein sequence MPIRHCIVHLIDKKPDGTPAVLHARDTELAESAAIENMLADLNESYNAKQGKAWGFFHAESGAHPFSGWLKDYFDGGQDFTSFSRTAVEHLQKLMEESNLSTGGHVLFAHYQQGMTDYLAIALLHHSEGVAVTDDLDVTPSRHLDLGQLHLAARINVSEWQNNKQSKQYISFIKGKNGKKVSEYFRDFIGCQEGVDGPGETRTLLKAFSDFVESEDLPDESAREKTKTLVDYASSQAKLGEPMGLEELSGLIDEERPKAFYDHIRNKDYGLSPEIPADKRTLNQFRRFTGRAEGLSISFEAHLLGDKIEYDEAAGTLIIKGLPTQLTDQLKRRN from the coding sequence ATGCCGATCCGTCATTGCATCGTCCACCTGATCGACAAAAAACCCGACGGCACACCCGCAGTTCTGCATGCGCGCGACACCGAGCTTGCCGAGTCGGCCGCCATCGAGAACATGCTTGCCGACCTCAACGAGAGCTACAACGCCAAACAAGGCAAGGCCTGGGGTTTCTTCCATGCCGAGTCCGGCGCGCACCCGTTCAGCGGCTGGTTGAAGGACTATTTCGACGGCGGCCAGGATTTCACCAGCTTCAGCCGCACGGCGGTCGAACACCTGCAGAAGCTGATGGAAGAGTCCAACCTCTCCACCGGCGGCCACGTGCTGTTCGCCCACTACCAGCAAGGCATGACCGACTACCTGGCCATCGCCCTGCTGCACCACAGTGAAGGCGTGGCGGTGACCGATGATCTGGACGTGACCCCCTCGCGTCACCTGGACCTGGGCCAACTGCACCTGGCGGCACGCATCAACGTGTCCGAGTGGCAGAACAACAAGCAGTCCAAGCAGTACATCTCGTTCATCAAGGGCAAGAACGGCAAGAAGGTTTCGGAGTACTTCCGCGACTTTATCGGCTGCCAGGAAGGCGTCGACGGCCCGGGCGAAACCCGCACCCTGCTCAAGGCCTTCAGTGACTTCGTTGAAAGCGAAGACCTGCCGGACGAATCCGCGCGCGAAAAAACCAAGACCCTGGTCGACTACGCCAGCAGCCAGGCCAAGCTCGGCGAGCCCATGGGCCTGGAAGAACTGTCGGGGCTGATCGATGAAGAGCGGCCAAAAGCTTTCTACGACCACATCCGCAACAAGGACTACGGCCTGTCGCCGGAAATCCCGGCGGATAAGCGCACCCTCAACCAGTTCCGCCGCTTCACCGGGCGCGCCGAGGGCCTGTCCATCAGCTTTGAAGCGCACCTGCTGGGCGACAAGATCGAGTACGACGAAGCCGCCGGCACGTTGATCATCAAGGGCCTGCCCACCCAATTGACCGACCAGCTCAAGCGCCGTAACTGA
- a CDS encoding HU family DNA-binding protein: MAITKDQLIADLAEAVDAPKTTVRALLDQLSQVVADQLENGGEITLPGVGKLKVTERPARTGRNPSTGAAIEIAAKKVIKLVVAKGLTDAVNK; the protein is encoded by the coding sequence ATGGCTATTACTAAAGACCAACTGATCGCTGACCTGGCTGAAGCAGTAGACGCACCGAAAACTACCGTGCGCGCTCTGCTGGACCAACTGAGCCAAGTTGTTGCTGACCAGCTGGAAAACGGCGGCGAAATCACTCTGCCAGGCGTTGGCAAACTGAAAGTGACCGAGCGTCCTGCCCGTACTGGCCGTAACCCTTCGACTGGCGCTGCCATCGAAATCGCTGCCAAGAAAGTTATCAAGCTGGTTGTGGCCAAAGGCCTGACCGACGCTGTTAACAAGTAA
- the rlmF gene encoding 23S rRNA (adenine(1618)-N(6))-methyltransferase RlmF, which translates to MTAPSTPKPPRKKPKTATTAKPVVPRKEATLHPRNRHTGRYDFPALIKTTPELAQFVIINPYGKESIDFASPDAVRVFNRALLKSFYGIQHWDIPQDYLCPPVPGRADYVHFLADLLASVNDGKIPRGSIVKVLDIGMGANCVYPLIGYMEYRWNFLGSEVDPIAVAAAKAIVQSNDLSKVIQLRQQPNPKHILLGLLEPGERFDLTMCNPPFHASMDEATKGSERKWRALGKADPKRKLPVLNFGGQSAELWCEGGEARFVTQLIAESANFAHKVLWFSTLVSKASNLPAIETALKKAGVLESQVVEMSQGQKQSRFVAWTFQTKNEQQIWRQRWVRD; encoded by the coding sequence ATGACAGCCCCCAGCACGCCAAAACCGCCACGCAAGAAGCCTAAAACCGCAACCACGGCCAAACCCGTGGTACCGCGCAAAGAGGCCACCCTGCATCCGCGCAACCGCCACACAGGCCGTTACGACTTCCCGGCGCTGATCAAGACCACGCCGGAACTGGCGCAATTCGTGATCATCAACCCGTACGGCAAGGAAAGCATCGACTTCGCCAGCCCGGATGCGGTGCGGGTGTTCAACCGGGCGTTGCTCAAATCCTTCTATGGCATACAGCACTGGGACATCCCGCAGGATTACCTGTGCCCGCCGGTGCCGGGGCGTGCCGACTACGTGCACTTCCTCGCCGACCTGCTGGCCAGCGTCAACGACGGCAAGATCCCGCGCGGGTCGATCGTCAAGGTGCTGGACATCGGCATGGGCGCCAACTGCGTCTACCCGCTGATTGGCTACATGGAGTATCGCTGGAACTTCCTCGGTTCCGAGGTCGACCCTATCGCCGTGGCCGCCGCCAAGGCCATCGTGCAGTCCAATGACCTGAGCAAGGTCATCCAGTTGCGCCAGCAGCCAAACCCCAAGCACATCCTGCTGGGCCTGCTGGAGCCGGGCGAGCGCTTTGACCTGACCATGTGCAACCCGCCGTTCCACGCGTCCATGGACGAAGCCACCAAGGGCAGCGAGCGCAAGTGGCGCGCCCTCGGCAAGGCCGACCCCAAGCGCAAGCTGCCGGTGCTGAACTTCGGTGGCCAATCGGCCGAGCTGTGGTGTGAAGGCGGTGAAGCGCGGTTTGTGACGCAGCTGATTGCAGAAAGCGCGAACTTTGCCCACAAGGTGTTGTGGTTCAGCACCCTGGTGTCAAAAGCGTCGAACTTGCCCGCGATCGAGACAGCCCTGAAAAAAGCCGGCGTGCTGGAAAGCCAGGTGGTGGAAATGTCCCAGGGCCAGAAGCAAAGCCGTTTCGTCGCCTGGACCTTCCAGACCAAGAACGAACAGCAGATCTGGCGCCAGCGCTGGGTGCGCGACTAA
- a CDS encoding valine--tRNA ligase produces MDKTYQPHAIETSWYNTWESENYFAPQGAGESYTIMIPPPNVTGSLHMGHGFNNAIMDALIRFRRMQGRNTLWQPGTDHAGIATQMLVERQLEATGQNRHDLGREKFLEKIWEWKDQSGGNISRQIRRLGSSVDWSRERFTMDDGLSESVKEAFVRLHEDGLIYRGKRLVNWDTKLHTAISDLEVENHDEKGFLWNLKYPLADGAKTAEGNDYLIVATTRPETMLGDAAVAVNPNDERYQALIGKFVELPLVGRRIPIIADDYCDPEFGTGCVKITPAHDFNDYEVGKRHNLPLLNIFDKNAAVLPACQVFNLDGTLNESIDGKIPAEYAGLDRFEARKQIVAAFDAAGLLVSVDDHGLKVPKGDRSGTIIEPWLTDQWYVSTKPLAEPAIAAVEDGRIQFVPKQYENMYFSWMRDIQDWCISRQLWWGHRIPAWYDESGKVYVGRDEAEVRAKHNLGADIALQQDNDVLDTWFSSGLWTFSTLGWPQQTEFLKKFHSTDVLVTGFDIIFFWVARMIMLTMHLVKNEDGTPQVPFKTVYVHGLVRDGQGQKMSKSKGNVLDPLDIIDGIDLETLVQKRTSGLMQPKLAKKIEKQTRDEFADGIASYGTDALRFTFCSLASTGRDIKFDMGRVEGYRNFCNKIWNAARYVLDKGEDCGQNGEAVELSLADRWIISQLQRTEAEVTRQLDQFRFDLAAQALYEFIWNQYCDWYLELSKPVLWDENSPIERQRGTRRTLVRVLEVALRLAHPFMPFITEEIWQRIAPLAGIEGKTIMLQPWPVANEARIDEAAESDIEWLKTLMMGTRNIRAEMNIGPGKPLAVFVKNASAEDQRRLTENDALLKKLAKLESITVLAADAEAPLSATALVGEMEVLVPMAGLIDKGAELARLDKEIARLQGEVQRVGGKLSNAAFVDKAPAEVIEKERAKLAEAEQALGKLAEQHARISSL; encoded by the coding sequence ATGGATAAGACCTACCAGCCGCACGCTATTGAAACTTCCTGGTACAACACCTGGGAGTCCGAGAACTATTTCGCTCCGCAAGGTGCGGGCGAGTCCTACACCATCATGATTCCGCCACCGAACGTCACTGGCAGCCTGCACATGGGCCATGGCTTCAACAATGCGATCATGGATGCGTTGATCCGTTTCCGCCGCATGCAGGGCCGTAACACCCTGTGGCAACCGGGTACCGACCACGCCGGTATCGCCACGCAGATGCTGGTGGAACGCCAGTTGGAAGCCACCGGCCAGAACCGTCACGACCTGGGCCGCGAAAAATTCCTGGAAAAGATCTGGGAATGGAAAGACCAGTCCGGCGGCAATATCAGCCGTCAGATCCGTCGCCTGGGCTCGTCCGTAGACTGGAGCCGCGAGCGCTTCACCATGGACGACGGCCTGTCGGAATCGGTGAAAGAAGCCTTCGTACGCCTGCACGAAGACGGCCTGATCTACCGCGGCAAGCGCCTGGTCAACTGGGACACCAAGTTGCACACGGCAATTTCCGACCTCGAAGTGGAAAACCACGACGAGAAAGGCTTCCTGTGGAACCTCAAGTACCCGCTGGCCGACGGCGCCAAGACCGCCGAAGGTAACGACTACCTGATCGTCGCCACCACTCGTCCGGAAACCATGCTCGGCGACGCCGCCGTGGCCGTTAACCCGAACGATGAACGCTACCAGGCGCTGATCGGCAAGTTTGTCGAGCTGCCACTGGTTGGCCGCCGCATCCCGATCATTGCGGACGACTACTGCGACCCTGAATTCGGCACCGGCTGCGTGAAGATCACCCCGGCCCACGATTTCAACGACTATGAAGTCGGCAAGCGCCACAACCTGCCGCTGCTGAACATCTTCGACAAAAACGCTGCCGTGCTGCCGGCCTGCCAGGTGTTCAACCTGGACGGCACGCTGAACGAGAGCATCGACGGCAAGATCCCGGCCGAATACGCCGGCCTCGACCGTTTCGAAGCACGCAAGCAGATCGTGGCTGCCTTCGACGCCGCCGGCCTGCTGGTGAGCGTCGACGACCACGGTCTCAAAGTACCGAAAGGCGACCGCTCCGGCACCATCATCGAGCCGTGGCTGACCGACCAGTGGTACGTCTCCACCAAGCCGCTGGCTGAACCGGCGATTGCTGCCGTAGAAGACGGCCGCATCCAGTTCGTGCCCAAGCAGTACGAAAACATGTACTTCTCGTGGATGCGCGACATCCAGGATTGGTGCATCAGCCGTCAACTGTGGTGGGGCCACCGCATTCCGGCCTGGTACGACGAGTCGGGCAAGGTCTACGTGGGCCGCGACGAAGCCGAAGTACGCGCCAAGCACAACCTGGGCGCGGACATCGCGCTGCAGCAAGACAACGACGTACTCGACACCTGGTTCAGTTCGGGCCTGTGGACCTTCTCTACCCTGGGGTGGCCGCAGCAGACCGAGTTCCTGAAGAAATTCCACTCCACCGACGTGCTGGTCACCGGCTTCGATATCATTTTCTTCTGGGTTGCCCGGATGATCATGCTCACCATGCACTTGGTGAAAAACGAAGACGGCACCCCGCAGGTACCGTTCAAGACCGTGTACGTGCATGGCCTGGTGCGTGATGGCCAGGGCCAGAAGATGTCCAAGTCCAAGGGCAACGTCCTCGACCCGCTGGACATCATCGACGGCATCGACCTGGAAACCCTGGTGCAGAAACGCACCTCGGGCCTGATGCAGCCGAAACTGGCGAAGAAGATCGAGAAGCAGACCCGCGACGAGTTCGCCGACGGTATCGCCAGCTATGGCACCGACGCCCTGCGTTTCACCTTCTGCTCGCTGGCGTCCACCGGTCGCGACATCAAGTTCGACATGGGCCGCGTCGAAGGCTATCGCAACTTCTGCAACAAGATCTGGAACGCCGCGCGCTACGTGCTGGATAAAGGCGAAGATTGTGGCCAGAACGGCGAAGCCGTCGAACTGAGCCTGGCGGATCGCTGGATCATCTCGCAGCTGCAACGTACCGAAGCCGAAGTGACCCGCCAACTCGACCAGTTCCGCTTCGACCTGGCCGCCCAGGCCTTGTACGAGTTCATCTGGAACCAGTATTGCGACTGGTACCTGGAACTCTCCAAGCCTGTGCTGTGGGACGAAAACTCGCCGATCGAACGCCAGCGCGGCACCCGTCGCACCCTGGTGCGCGTGCTCGAAGTGGCGCTGCGCCTGGCGCACCCGTTCATGCCGTTCATCACCGAAGAAATCTGGCAGCGCATCGCGCCGCTGGCCGGTATCGAAGGCAAGACCATCATGCTGCAGCCTTGGCCGGTGGCCAATGAAGCGCGCATCGATGAGGCCGCTGAAAGCGATATCGAATGGCTCAAGACCCTGATGATGGGCACACGTAACATCCGTGCCGAAATGAACATCGGGCCGGGCAAGCCACTGGCGGTGTTCGTGAAAAACGCCAGCGCCGAAGACCAGCGCCGTCTCACCGAGAATGATGCGCTGCTCAAGAAGCTGGCGAAGCTGGAGTCGATCACGGTATTGGCGGCTGACGCCGAAGCACCGCTGTCCGCCACCGCTCTGGTTGGCGAGATGGAAGTGCTGGTGCCCATGGCCGGCCTGATCGACAAGGGCGCGGAACTGGCCCGTCTCGACAAGGAAATCGCACGCCTGCAAGGCGAAGTGCAGCGGGTGGGCGGCAAGCTGTCCAACGCGGCGTTCGTCGACAAGGCGCCTGCGGAAGTGATCGAGAAAGAACGCGCCAAGTTGGCCGAGGCTGAACAGGCCTTGGGCAAGCTGGCGGAGCAACATGCGCGGATTTCCAGCCTGTAA
- a CDS encoding DNA polymerase III subunit chi, translated as MDTPNPIKKDDHLLDDLESIRQLLGDDDLQPPLLTESVEDDVQIPMLFDAVDNKPAAKAPAAPAPVAEKTQDALLLHLDNELRAAAQLIMQDVIDDFAPHIETEIKRRLDARMERLLSQYQS; from the coding sequence ATGGACACTCCCAACCCTATAAAAAAAGACGACCACCTGCTGGATGACCTCGAGTCGATCCGTCAGCTGCTGGGTGATGATGACTTGCAACCGCCGCTGCTGACCGAATCCGTGGAGGATGACGTACAGATCCCCATGCTGTTCGACGCGGTGGACAACAAGCCTGCTGCCAAAGCGCCGGCCGCCCCGGCGCCCGTCGCCGAAAAAACCCAGGACGCCCTGCTGCTGCACCTGGACAACGAACTGCGCGCCGCTGCGCAATTGATCATGCAAGACGTGATCGACGACTTCGCCCCGCATATCGAAACCGAGATCAAGCGTCGGCTGGATGCGCGGATGGAGCGGTTGCTCAGCCAATACCAATCCTGA
- a CDS encoding DNA polymerase III subunit chi, producing MTQVDFYILPSADPSARLDFACKLSEKAWRMGHRIYLHCSDAAQRDELDARLWRFKGESFVPHGPAESEPDGLVVLGLGDSCGDHHDLLVNLDLKVPPFAKAFARVAEVVVEDPAIRQAARESFRFYREQGYPLQDHRLQRL from the coding sequence ATGACCCAAGTCGACTTCTATATATTGCCCAGCGCCGATCCTTCGGCACGCCTGGACTTTGCCTGCAAACTCAGCGAAAAAGCCTGGCGCATGGGCCACCGCATCTACCTGCATTGCAGCGACGCGGCCCAACGCGACGAGCTTGATGCACGCCTGTGGCGCTTCAAGGGCGAAAGCTTCGTGCCCCACGGCCCCGCCGAATCCGAACCCGACGGCCTGGTGGTGCTGGGTTTGGGCGACAGCTGCGGCGATCACCATGACCTGCTGGTCAACCTGGACCTGAAAGTACCGCCCTTCGCCAAGGCATTTGCCCGTGTGGCGGAGGTGGTGGTGGAAGACCCGGCTATTCGTCAGGCCGCGCGGGAGAGTTTCCGCTTCTACCGCGAACAGGGCTATCCTTTGCAAGATCACCGGCTACAACGACTTTGA
- a CDS encoding leucyl aminopeptidase codes for MELVVKSVSPETLKTATLVVAIGEGRKLGVAAKQLDELSGGAISAVLKRGDLAGKVGQSLLLQSLPNLKADRVLLVGVGKDAELGDRPFRKIISAILTTLKGLGGSDAALALDEIVVKGRDSYGKTRLLAETLVDGGYIFDQFKSQKAEPRALKKITLLTIKAAQAEVQRAATHAQAIANGMSFTRDLGNLPPNICHPTYLGEQAKALGKEFKGLKVEVLDEKKIKELGMGSFYAVGQGSDQPPRLIVMQYNGGKKTEKPYALVGKGITFDTGGISLKPGAGMDEMKYDMGGAASVFGTLRAVLELKLPINLVCILACAENMPSGGATRPGDIVTTLSGQTVEILNTDAEGRLVLCDALTYAERFKPQAVIDIATLTGACIVALGSHTSGLLGNSDELIEQLLSAGKAADDRAWQLPLFDEYQEQLDSPFADIANIGGPKAGTITAACFLSRFAKNFNWAHLDIAGTAWTSGGKDKGATGRPVPLLTQYLLDRAKA; via the coding sequence ATGGAATTGGTTGTAAAAAGCGTTAGCCCCGAAACGTTGAAAACCGCCACCCTCGTGGTCGCCATCGGCGAAGGCCGCAAGCTCGGCGTCGCCGCCAAGCAGCTCGATGAACTCAGCGGCGGCGCCATCAGCGCCGTACTCAAGCGCGGCGACCTGGCCGGCAAAGTCGGCCAGAGCCTGCTGCTGCAAAGCCTGCCCAACCTCAAGGCCGACCGCGTATTGCTGGTGGGCGTGGGCAAGGACGCCGAGCTCGGCGACCGCCCATTCCGCAAAATCATCAGCGCCATCCTCACCACCCTCAAGGGCCTGGGCGGCAGCGATGCGGCACTGGCACTCGACGAAATCGTGGTTAAAGGCCGTGACAGCTACGGCAAGACCCGTCTGCTGGCTGAAACCCTGGTAGACGGCGGCTATATCTTCGACCAGTTCAAGAGCCAGAAAGCCGAACCGCGCGCCCTGAAGAAAATCACCCTGCTGACCATCAAGGCCGCCCAGGCTGAAGTCCAGCGCGCCGCGACCCACGCCCAGGCCATCGCCAACGGCATGTCGTTCACCCGCGACCTGGGCAACCTGCCGCCGAACATCTGCCACCCAACCTACCTGGGCGAACAGGCCAAGGCGCTGGGCAAAGAGTTCAAGGGTTTGAAAGTCGAAGTCCTCGACGAGAAGAAGATCAAGGAACTGGGCATGGGCTCGTTCTATGCCGTGGGCCAGGGCAGCGACCAGCCGCCACGCCTGATCGTGATGCAATACAACGGCGGCAAAAAAACCGAAAAACCTTACGCCCTGGTGGGCAAAGGCATCACCTTCGACACCGGCGGTATCAGCCTCAAGCCGGGCGCGGGCATGGATGAGATGAAGTACGACATGGGCGGCGCCGCCAGCGTATTCGGCACCCTGCGTGCCGTGCTGGAGCTGAAACTGCCAATCAACCTGGTGTGCATCCTGGCCTGCGCCGAGAACATGCCGAGCGGCGGCGCAACCCGTCCGGGCGATATCGTCACCACCCTGAGCGGCCAGACCGTCGAAATTCTCAACACCGACGCCGAAGGCCGCCTGGTGCTGTGCGACGCACTGACCTACGCCGAGCGCTTCAAGCCGCAAGCCGTGATCGACATCGCCACCCTCACCGGTGCCTGCATCGTGGCCCTGGGTTCCCACACGTCGGGCCTGCTGGGCAACAGCGACGAGCTGATCGAGCAACTGCTCAGCGCCGGCAAGGCGGCCGACGACCGCGCCTGGCAATTGCCGCTGTTCGATGAGTACCAAGAGCAGCTGGACAGCCCGTTCGCCGACATCGCCAACATCGGCGGGCCAAAAGCCGGCACCATTACCGCTGCCTGCTTCCTGTCGCGCTTCGCCAAGAACTTCAACTGGGCGCACCTGGACATCGCCGGCACGGCCTGGACCAGCGGCGGCAAGGACAAGGGCGCCACTGGCCGTCCGGTGCCTCTGCTGACCCAGTACCTGCTGGATCGCGCCAAAGCCTGA
- the lptF gene encoding LPS export ABC transporter permease LptF, whose amino-acid sequence MIVFRYLSREVLLTLSAVSAVLLVIIMSGRFVKYLAQAASGALDPGSLFLIMGFRLPGFLQLILPLGLFLGILLAYGRLYLESEMTVLSATGMSQQRLLGMTMIPAAGIALIVAWLSLSLAPQGAMQFQLVLNKQDAMTEFDTLEPGRFQALNDGSRVTYTETLTDDRANLGGVFISEKRLGQDKKDRGISVLVADSGRQEVRPDGSRYLILENGYRYDGSPGMADYRAIKYDTYGVMLARPDISDEVTDRDAIPTTDLFGSKELRSIAELQWRISLPLLVFIVTLMAVPLSRVNPRQGRFLKLLPAILLYMAYLTILISARGSLEKGKLSPTLGLWWVHGIFLVIGLGLLYWEPIRLKMMSRRGQKELARG is encoded by the coding sequence TTGATTGTCTTCCGTTATCTATCCCGCGAAGTTCTGTTGACCCTGAGTGCCGTAAGTGCGGTGCTGTTGGTCATCATCATGAGTGGTCGTTTCGTCAAATACCTGGCCCAGGCTGCCTCGGGCGCCCTCGACCCAGGCTCGCTGTTCCTGATCATGGGCTTTCGCCTGCCGGGCTTCCTGCAGCTGATCCTGCCGCTGGGCCTGTTCCTCGGCATCCTGCTGGCCTACGGCCGCCTGTACCTCGAAAGCGAAATGACCGTGCTCTCGGCCACCGGCATGAGCCAGCAGCGTCTGCTGGGCATGACCATGATCCCGGCCGCCGGCATCGCGCTGATCGTGGCCTGGCTGAGCTTGAGCCTGGCCCCGCAGGGCGCCATGCAGTTCCAGCTGGTGCTGAACAAGCAGGACGCCATGACTGAGTTCGACACCCTCGAACCCGGCCGCTTCCAGGCGCTCAATGACGGTTCGCGGGTGACTTACACTGAAACCCTGACCGACGACCGCGCCAACCTGGGCGGAGTGTTCATCTCCGAGAAACGCTTGGGGCAGGACAAGAAAGACCGTGGCATTTCGGTGCTGGTGGCCGACTCGGGTCGCCAGGAAGTGCGCCCCGACGGCAGCCGCTACCTGATCCTGGAAAACGGCTATCGCTACGACGGCAGCCCAGGCATGGCCGATTACCGTGCGATTAAGTACGACACCTATGGCGTGATGCTGGCTCGCCCGGACATCAGCGACGAAGTCACCGACCGCGATGCGATCCCGACCACCGACTTGTTCGGCAGCAAGGAGCTGCGTTCGATTGCCGAGCTGCAATGGCGTATTTCCCTGCCGTTGCTGGTGTTCATCGTGACCTTGATGGCGGTGCCACTGTCGCGCGTCAACCCGCGCCAGGGCCGTTTCCTCAAGCTGTTGCCGGCGATCCTGCTGTACATGGCTTACCTGACCATCCTGATTTCCGCCCGTGGCTCGCTGGAGAAAGGCAAGCTGTCGCCGACCCTGGGCCTGTGGTGGGTGCACGGGATCTTCCTGGTGATTGGCCTCGGGCTGCTGTATTGGGAACCTATACGCTTGAAAATGATGAGCCGTCGTGGCCAGAAGGAGTTGGCTCGTGGCTAA